In Candidatus Bathyarchaeota archaeon, one genomic interval encodes:
- a CDS encoding SIS domain-containing protein — translation MRMIRDKICEIGYVNKIRDNIFDMKKDSLVPLYKALRSADCVICGGSGRSLYSLNAAMSQIATMKDFKVIITPDDPGFPGKDMYDAAGELEKRYENILLLINSGSGESKDPKALAEELARYIEDTGSERFTMGLITSHPASSIANIVRKYGEVIEIKGRAKEERPTEAYSETGIMGDVFELESLFVLHMLTEVLFHNSTVEEGFELFEDEFQVLGEMIDFNVDSEIYDSLIDIMERRSDVFLGGKGTADEVVKMTVIRLAHIKKFLGDNVYIARGVNTPRPRAGDLEILVSYSGETKSVVNWCNIFRDLKGVVFSVTGTKGSPLDRNSDYKIILEEKVRPGQPRRFYMRAAFVLSPLPVKLVERLREKGLILPEYIIDWYHSLFG, via the coding sequence ATGAGGATGATTAGGGATAAAATCTGTGAAATAGGTTATGTCAACAAGATCAGAGACAACATTTTCGACATGAAAAAAGACAGCCTCGTTCCCCTGTATAAAGCTTTAAGGTCCGCGGATTGTGTGATTTGTGGTGGTTCTGGCAGATCCCTATACTCGTTAAACGCGGCTATGAGTCAAATAGCCACGATGAAGGATTTTAAGGTCATAATCACTCCAGACGATCCAGGTTTTCCAGGGAAAGATATGTATGACGCGGCTGGTGAGCTGGAGAAAAGATATGAAAACATCTTGTTACTAATCAACTCTGGAAGCGGAGAATCGAAGGATCCGAAAGCGCTTGCAGAAGAACTCGCGAGATACATTGAAGATACAGGCAGCGAGAGATTTACCATGGGGTTGATAACTTCTCACCCGGCTTCTTCCATAGCAAATATCGTTCGGAAATACGGGGAAGTGATCGAGATAAAAGGAAGAGCCAAGGAAGAGAGACCGACCGAGGCGTACAGCGAAACCGGTATAATGGGTGACGTATTCGAACTTGAAAGCCTCTTTGTTCTCCACATGTTGACCGAGGTCTTATTCCACAATAGCACTGTAGAGGAAGGTTTCGAACTGTTTGAAGATGAATTCCAGGTTCTCGGAGAAATGATTGACTTCAACGTTGACTCAGAGATTTATGACTCGCTGATTGACATTATGGAAAGAAGAAGCGACGTGTTCTTAGGTGGAAAGGGCACGGCTGATGAGGTGGTCAAGATGACAGTGATAAGGTTAGCTCACATCAAGAAGTTTCTGGGGGACAACGTCTATATCGCAAGAGGTGTGAACACTCCTCGCCCTAGAGCTGGAGACCTTGAAATTCTAGTGTCTTATTCTGGAGAGACAAAGTCTGTGGTCAATTGGTGCAACATTTTCAGAGACTTGAAAGGAGTCGTTTTCTCAGTAACTGGAACCAAGGGTTCGCCGTTAGATAGGAATTCTGATTATAAGATAATACTTGAAGAGAAGGTTAGACCCGGACAACCAAGAAGGTTTTATATGAGAGCTGCGTTTGTGTTGAGCCCGCTTCCCGTGAAGCTTGTGGAAAGATTGAGAGAAAAGGGGCTCATTTTGCCAGAATACATAATAGACTGGTACCACTCCCTGTTCGGATAA
- a CDS encoding bifunctional phosphoglucose/phosphomannose isomerase: protein MHETTILDIPEELEKIDKSNMLNLCVKTPEYCQDAIQRAKKIKIPNEVKVSKKITIKYKKPQNIIITGMGGSAIGGEILQDWLQDKLPIPIQICRNYTLPAYANRNTLVFAISYSGETAETLSAFIDAIRRKCMTITISSGGHLLSFSKKLQIPHVTIPNGRPPRAAIPYIFFPLPILLEKMDILSNIEKDIEEAIRVLKKVSEENSPYIPTKKNMSKTLALELKETIPVVYGFGQSRAVAHRMKTQFNENSKLLSVYDVFPELNHNEAVGWEVSEDLAKKFSVILIRDHNEPPEIKHRIEMTKMLALHKAQKVLEIYARGKGGLAKMFSVLLVGDFVSVFLAILQGVDPAPVKTIDLIKREMNRKFDVAGKLEEEIRKMIE from the coding sequence ATGCACGAGACTACCATTCTAGATATACCAGAAGAATTAGAAAAAATCGACAAAAGCAACATGCTTAATCTGTGCGTGAAAACCCCTGAATACTGCCAAGACGCTATACAAAGAGCTAAAAAGATTAAAATCCCAAACGAGGTAAAAGTTTCCAAAAAAATCACAATCAAATATAAGAAACCCCAAAACATCATAATCACAGGCATGGGAGGCTCCGCCATAGGAGGAGAAATACTCCAAGACTGGCTTCAAGACAAGCTTCCCATCCCCATTCAAATATGCAGAAACTACACTCTACCCGCTTACGCAAACAGAAACACGCTCGTTTTTGCGATCAGCTACTCAGGAGAAACTGCAGAAACACTTAGCGCATTTATCGATGCTATCCGCAGAAAATGCATGACCATAACCATAAGCTCAGGAGGACACCTCCTCTCCTTCTCCAAGAAACTGCAGATACCGCACGTAACAATACCTAACGGACGACCCCCACGCGCCGCAATTCCCTACATATTCTTTCCGCTCCCAATCCTCTTAGAGAAGATGGATATTCTTTCGAACATAGAGAAAGACATTGAAGAAGCCATACGGGTTCTCAAAAAGGTGAGTGAAGAAAACTCCCCTTACATTCCCACAAAGAAGAACATGTCAAAAACGTTGGCTTTGGAGTTGAAAGAAACCATACCTGTGGTCTACGGATTTGGACAATCTAGAGCCGTAGCCCATCGAATGAAAACGCAGTTTAACGAAAACAGCAAACTTCTCAGCGTATATGACGTCTTTCCAGAGCTCAATCACAATGAAGCTGTTGGATGGGAAGTCTCTGAAGACCTCGCAAAGAAATTTTCGGTTATACTTATTCGAGACCATAATGAGCCGCCGGAAATCAAACATAGAATTGAGATGACCAAAATGCTGGCTTTACATAAAGCTCAAAAAGTCTTGGAAATCTATGCGAGGGGGAAAGGAGGATTAGCGAAGATGTTTTCTGTGCTACTTGTGGGAGACTTTGTAAGCGTTTTTTTGGCGATTCTGCAAGGTGTAGATCCTGCACCTGTGAAGACCATTGATCTAATAAAGCGGGAGATGAATAGGAAGTTTGATGTGGCGGGCAAATTAGAGGAGGAGATTCGAAAGATGATTGAGTGA
- a CDS encoding RNA-binding protein, with translation MCASVKRRCELSVAVPASLVSDVPHLREKTFKIGLVGRAAAIFRVDEVIVFPDLLGFDQSRDTRLIAAVLSYMETPQYLRKRLFRLVPELRYAGILPPLRTPHHPVLNRVRDLGFGEYREGVVVSSTNAGSFVDVGVDRSVLVSGVQLSVNSRVTVKIVELGRHLKAVLASRGEVEAYWGYRVRVSDVGFGCLVKEGGFDLVVATSRRGVRFMEVVDELVGRWKEACRVLVAFGSPSVGLFEILEREGLRLGDVVDFIVNMVPNQGTATVRTVEAVYACLGVLNLFVSGL, from the coding sequence ATGTGTGCCTCTGTGAAGCGTCGTTGTGAGCTTTCTGTTGCGGTGCCTGCTTCGTTGGTTTCAGATGTTCCTCATCTTCGGGAGAAGACCTTCAAGATTGGGTTAGTAGGTAGAGCTGCTGCGATTTTTCGTGTAGATGAGGTTATAGTTTTTCCTGATTTGCTGGGGTTTGATCAAAGCCGAGATACACGGTTGATTGCTGCTGTTTTATCTTATATGGAGACGCCTCAGTATTTGCGTAAGCGTTTGTTTAGGCTTGTGCCTGAGTTGCGGTATGCTGGTATTCTTCCTCCTTTGCGTACGCCTCATCATCCTGTATTAAATAGGGTTAGAGATTTGGGGTTTGGGGAGTATCGTGAGGGTGTGGTTGTTTCTTCAACTAATGCTGGGTCGTTTGTTGATGTTGGCGTAGACCGTTCCGTGTTGGTTTCTGGTGTGCAGCTTTCGGTTAATAGTCGAGTTACCGTGAAGATTGTTGAGTTGGGGAGGCATTTGAAGGCTGTTTTGGCTAGTCGTGGTGAGGTTGAGGCGTATTGGGGTTATCGTGTGAGGGTTTCGGATGTGGGGTTTGGGTGTTTGGTGAAAGAGGGGGGTTTTGATTTGGTGGTTGCTACTTCTCGGCGTGGGGTTCGGTTTATGGAGGTTGTTGATGAGTTGGTTGGGCGTTGGAAGGAGGCGTGTAGGGTTTTGGTTGCTTTTGGTTCTCCGTCTGTGGGGTTGTTTGAGATTTTGGAGCGTGAGGGTTTGAGGTTGGGTGATGTTGTGGATTTTATTGTTAATATGGTTCCAAATCAGGGGACTGCGACTGTGAGGACTGTTGAGGCTGTCTATGCGTGTTTGGGTGTTTTGAATTTGTTTGTTAGCGGTTTGTAA
- a CDS encoding 50S ribosomal protein L3 has product MGHRKKHAPRRGSLAYLPRGRAASETGRIRYWPKVEEVPTLLGFMGYKAGMTHVFLVEDNERSPNFGKETAHPATVVDTPPITLFAIRAYTRDPYGLHTFTEAWMKDPPKHFDRVVTLPEHFDPEKTLKKMEENLDKISEFRLLAATQPKEAGVPKKKPDITEIKIDGGTIKEQFEHAKKLLGKTVSITEVFKEGQYVDVVAVTKGKGFQGPVKRWGVKILPRKSRKTKRGVAVIGPWRPARVLYTVPRAGQMGYHQRTEYNKRILKIGTDGNEVTPKGGFLRYGLVRGTYIVVDGSLPGPAKRLIRLRYPARPPKITTEAPPKITYISLESPQG; this is encoded by the coding sequence ATGGGTCACAGAAAGAAACACGCCCCTAGACGCGGCTCATTAGCCTACTTACCTAGAGGACGCGCTGCAAGCGAAACCGGCAGAATACGCTACTGGCCCAAGGTAGAGGAGGTCCCCACCCTACTAGGATTCATGGGCTACAAGGCTGGAATGACCCACGTATTCCTAGTCGAAGACAACGAACGATCACCAAACTTCGGCAAAGAAACAGCCCACCCAGCCACAGTAGTAGACACACCTCCAATCACACTATTCGCCATCCGGGCATACACACGGGACCCATACGGTTTGCACACATTCACCGAAGCTTGGATGAAAGATCCACCCAAACACTTCGACCGTGTTGTAACGTTGCCAGAACACTTCGACCCTGAAAAAACCCTAAAGAAAATGGAAGAGAACCTAGACAAAATCTCCGAGTTCCGCCTCCTAGCAGCCACACAACCCAAAGAAGCTGGCGTCCCAAAGAAAAAACCTGACATCACAGAAATCAAAATCGACGGAGGCACCATCAAAGAACAATTTGAACACGCAAAAAAATTGCTAGGAAAAACGGTGTCCATAACAGAAGTGTTCAAAGAAGGACAATACGTAGATGTAGTCGCGGTAACCAAAGGAAAAGGCTTCCAAGGCCCTGTGAAACGCTGGGGCGTCAAAATCCTGCCTCGAAAATCACGTAAAACCAAACGAGGCGTCGCCGTCATAGGACCTTGGCGTCCCGCCAGAGTCTTATACACAGTCCCCAGAGCAGGCCAAATGGGTTATCACCAAAGAACCGAATACAACAAACGCATACTAAAAATTGGCACAGACGGAAATGAAGTAACCCCAAAAGGCGGGTTCCTACGCTACGGCTTGGTTCGAGGGACCTACATCGTAGTAGACGGAAGCTTACCCGGTCCCGCTAAACGTCTCATACGACTACGATACCCCGCCCGCCCCCCAAAAATAACCACAGAGGCCCCACCGAAAATCACCTATATATCCCTTGAATCCCCGCAAGGATAA
- a CDS encoding 50S ribosomal protein L4: MGKLSAKIFDLKGKATGKIRLPPIFKTPTRPDVIKRAVIAIQSHRFQPQGRDPFAGKRTTAESRGTGFGIARVSRIKGSQRAAFIPFAVGGRATHPPMVEKKIKKKIPRKEMRLALRSAVAATASKEIVAFRGHVIDDVPDFPLVVIDDIERLKKTKEVEEVFIQLGVWPDIYRVRESRKVRAGKGKRRGRRMKQAVGPLLVVTENEGVVEAARNIPGVDVVTINGLNVELLAPGTHPGRLVIWANSAFEKVDELFGGR; the protein is encoded by the coding sequence ATGGGTAAACTTTCAGCCAAAATTTTCGATCTCAAAGGAAAAGCAACAGGTAAAATCCGCCTCCCTCCCATTTTTAAGACTCCTACGAGACCTGATGTCATAAAACGAGCAGTCATCGCGATTCAGTCCCATCGCTTCCAGCCACAAGGTCGAGACCCTTTCGCCGGAAAACGAACTACCGCAGAGTCTCGGGGAACGGGCTTTGGAATAGCACGTGTTTCAAGGATAAAGGGAAGTCAACGAGCAGCTTTCATACCATTCGCGGTTGGCGGCAGAGCTACTCATCCCCCAATGGTTGAAAAGAAAATCAAGAAGAAAATTCCACGAAAGGAAATGCGGTTGGCTCTACGTTCAGCAGTTGCAGCTACAGCATCTAAAGAAATCGTGGCTTTCCGAGGACACGTGATAGATGACGTTCCTGATTTTCCACTAGTCGTCATAGATGATATTGAACGCTTGAAAAAAACTAAGGAAGTCGAAGAAGTATTCATCCAACTAGGGGTGTGGCCAGACATCTATCGAGTCAGGGAAAGCCGAAAGGTAAGAGCTGGCAAAGGCAAGAGACGCGGTAGAAGAATGAAACAGGCAGTTGGGCCTCTATTGGTGGTCACCGAAAATGAAGGAGTCGTTGAAGCAGCCCGCAACATTCCAGGAGTAGATGTGGTTACAATCAACGGTCTGAACGTTGAACTTTTGGCACCTGGGACCCATCCTGGAAGGCTCGTCATCTGGGCGAACTCAGCTTTTGAAAAAGTAGATGAACTGTTTGGAGGAAGATAG
- a CDS encoding 50S ribosomal protein L23 — MDPYDVVLYPVMTEVTSRLLETENKLVFIVSIAAKKADIKRAVEELYEVEVKSVNTAITPKSEKKAFVKLHPNYKAVDVAIKLGIL; from the coding sequence TTGGACCCTTACGATGTTGTATTATATCCAGTTATGACCGAAGTTACGAGTCGCCTGCTCGAAACTGAGAACAAGCTTGTTTTTATCGTCAGCATCGCAGCCAAAAAGGCAGACATTAAACGAGCCGTGGAGGAACTCTATGAAGTAGAGGTTAAGAGCGTCAATACTGCAATCACGCCTAAAAGCGAGAAAAAAGCCTTTGTGAAGCTTCACCCCAACTATAAAGCGGTGGATGTAGCGATTAAACTCGGCATCTTATAG
- a CDS encoding 50S ribosomal protein L2, which yields MGKKIRVQRRGRGSSTFRASTHKRIAPVRYPSFSKKEQEGVIQGHIMKILHEPGRGSPLASVKLEAGETYYTVVPEGVYEGQPIQIGSRASVDIGNVLPLSSIPAGTMICNIELSPSDGGKISRSSGSYATVVAHTPEGTMIKLPSGKTRYVNDLCLATVGVISGAGRPEKPFLKAGAKFHWMRAKGHKYPRTRGVAMIAAVHPFGSGRRGARKVTTVSRHAPPGRKVGLIAARSTGKRKRRKR from the coding sequence GTGGGTAAGAAAATTCGAGTTCAAAGACGCGGCAGAGGTTCATCCACTTTTCGTGCATCCACTCACAAAAGAATAGCACCAGTTCGATATCCCTCATTTTCCAAGAAGGAGCAAGAAGGTGTCATTCAGGGTCACATCATGAAGATTCTTCATGAACCTGGAAGAGGTTCACCACTAGCCTCCGTAAAACTTGAGGCTGGCGAAACCTACTACACAGTTGTTCCTGAAGGCGTCTATGAAGGTCAACCAATCCAAATTGGAAGCAGAGCTTCCGTAGACATTGGTAACGTGCTCCCGTTAAGCAGCATTCCCGCAGGCACCATGATATGTAACATCGAGCTTTCACCAAGCGACGGAGGAAAAATCTCACGTTCATCAGGATCCTACGCAACAGTGGTGGCACACACCCCTGAAGGAACTATGATAAAACTTCCATCGGGAAAAACTCGCTATGTAAATGATCTTTGTCTTGCAACCGTTGGAGTTATTTCTGGGGCAGGTCGTCCTGAAAAACCCTTCCTGAAAGCGGGTGCAAAGTTCCATTGGATGCGAGCAAAGGGACACAAATACCCTCGAACACGTGGTGTAGCAATGATAGCCGCGGTGCATCCTTTTGGAAGTGGTAGGAGGGGAGCACGCAAGGTTACAACGGTATCACGGCATGCTCCACCCGGCAGAAAAGTAGGCTTGATTGCAGCGAGAAGCACGGGGAAACGAAAAAGAAGAAAACGGTAA
- a CDS encoding 30S ribosomal protein S19: MPREFAYQGYTLDGLQGMSMDEFIRLLPSRQRRSLQRGLTREQRVLLENIRSAKETPKEGQEKVVKTHTRNMIILPEMVGVTVLVHNGKEFVAVEIRPEMIGHYLGEFAITNKMVRHGSPGIGASRSSMYVPLK; this comes from the coding sequence TTGCCTAGAGAATTCGCCTACCAAGGTTACACGCTTGACGGATTACAAGGCATGTCGATGGACGAGTTTATTCGCTTACTGCCATCACGGCAACGGCGGAGCCTACAACGAGGTCTCACACGAGAACAAAGGGTCCTCCTCGAAAACATTCGAAGCGCCAAAGAAACACCAAAGGAAGGACAGGAAAAAGTCGTTAAAACGCACACCCGTAACATGATTATTCTTCCAGAAATGGTCGGTGTCACTGTTCTAGTTCATAACGGAAAGGAATTCGTCGCTGTGGAAATAAGGCCTGAAATGATTGGTCATTATTTAGGCGAATTCGCGATTACCAACAAGATGGTCAGACACGGGTCACCCGGCATCGGCGCGTCCAGATCGTCCATGTATGTTCCCTTAAAGTAG
- a CDS encoding 30S ribosomal protein S27ae produces the protein MAEKETEEAEEPKEPEVKPEKKPEEKKVEKAKKKRKGVFSYYKIGENKLERLLPFCERCGSGYFMADHGDRYTCGHCGFTRYKRSEASK, from the coding sequence ATGGCTGAGAAAGAAACAGAAGAAGCAGAAGAACCCAAGGAACCCGAAGTAAAACCAGAAAAAAAACCCGAAGAAAAGAAAGTTGAAAAGGCTAAGAAGAAAAGAAAGGGCGTCTTTTCCTACTATAAGATCGGGGAAAATAAACTTGAAAGACTTCTTCCCTTCTGCGAAAGATGCGGATCAGGATACTTCATGGCAGACCACGGCGACCGTTACACCTGCGGACACTGCGGCTTCACACGATATAAACGCAGCGAAGCGAGTAAGTGA
- the rps24e gene encoding 30S ribosomal protein S24e, which produces MKISITSKEYNPLLKRKEITFEINHEKTGGTPTRLEVRKELAAVLKMDIDLVYVEKMTTKTGTRIAVGAANAYDSAEQAKLVESKHILVRNAPPKKPEEKKEAVEKLEETKTAEKKEKVETTEKKEEKKEG; this is translated from the coding sequence ATGAAAATTAGCATTACATCCAAAGAATATAATCCACTGCTCAAAAGAAAGGAGATAACCTTCGAGATTAACCATGAAAAGACTGGGGGAACCCCTACCCGTTTGGAAGTGAGGAAGGAACTTGCAGCAGTGCTGAAGATGGATATTGACCTAGTGTATGTTGAGAAAATGACTACAAAAACCGGGACAAGAATCGCCGTTGGTGCAGCTAACGCATACGATTCAGCTGAACAGGCCAAACTAGTGGAGTCCAAACACATCCTTGTTAGGAACGCACCACCGAAAAAACCTGAAGAAAAGAAAGAGGCTGTAGAAAAATTGGAAGAGACGAAAACGGCAGAAAAGAAAGAAAAAGTAGAGACAACGGAAAAGAAAGAGGAGAAAAAAGAGGGATAG
- a CDS encoding DUF359 domain-containing protein: MIKIRFLTPALRKKLKSPLGLLIQGSVDETIKQLKKFIEEEKPARIISVGDAVSNSMIKNGISPNVLIVDNRVMRKKVKPILVDVSRTLHIRNPPGTLADEAWTVMEDSLKQRQTTRVLVDGEEDLLTLVAVLCAPEKSLVVYGQPQVGIVVVKVTEQKKKLVRRLVEEME; this comes from the coding sequence GTGATTAAAATACGTTTTCTTACACCTGCCTTACGTAAAAAACTAAAGTCTCCATTAGGACTGTTGATCCAAGGTTCCGTTGATGAAACAATTAAACAACTGAAGAAGTTCATCGAAGAAGAAAAACCGGCCAGAATCATTTCTGTTGGTGACGCTGTTTCTAATAGCATGATAAAAAACGGCATTTCCCCAAACGTTTTGATCGTGGACAACCGAGTTATGAGAAAAAAAGTTAAGCCAATTCTAGTAGACGTGAGCCGAACATTACACATAAGAAATCCTCCGGGAACATTAGCTGATGAAGCATGGACCGTTATGGAAGATTCTTTAAAACAGAGGCAAACAACAAGGGTGTTGGTTGACGGAGAAGAAGACCTACTTACCTTGGTAGCGGTGTTGTGTGCACCCGAAAAGTCCTTAGTGGTTTACGGACAGCCACAAGTAGGAATCGTTGTAGTTAAGGTTACGGAACAAAAGAAGAAGCTTGTACGCCGACTCGTGGAAGAGATGGAATAA
- a CDS encoding DNA-directed RNA polymerase subunit E'': MTDKACRECHRISHGSACPKCKTSTMSDDFTGLVIIFDLKGSAIAHAMKVEEKGRYALRVR; encoded by the coding sequence GTGACTGACAAAGCGTGTAGAGAATGCCACCGAATATCCCATGGGTCCGCTTGTCCAAAGTGTAAGACTTCCACCATGAGTGACGACTTCACTGGCTTGGTCATAATCTTTGACTTGAAAGGCTCAGCCATAGCCCATGCAATGAAAGTGGAGGAGAAGGGACGCTACGCGCTACGCGTAAGGTGA
- a CDS encoding DNA-directed RNA polymerase, protein MFKLVTLDDTIRIPPKKFGKPIETVGYEQLKMRYEGMVDEELGYVVAVINIKVAPIGKIIPGDGATYHKAEFSLLTFYPKIQEVIEGEVVEIADFGAFIRVGPIDALLHVSQLMDDYISYDEKQGVLMGKETRRKLVTGDHVRVRVTAVSLGHGRSSGKIGVTARQPFLGKIGWIKKDLEKMKSAKAEKPKEPEKSKESKT, encoded by the coding sequence GTGTTCAAGCTTGTAACTTTAGATGATACCATTCGTATACCTCCAAAAAAATTTGGAAAGCCCATTGAAACGGTAGGTTATGAACAGTTGAAAATGAGATATGAGGGCATGGTTGATGAGGAGCTGGGTTACGTCGTAGCTGTGATTAACATTAAAGTCGCCCCTATTGGAAAGATAATTCCTGGAGACGGAGCCACCTACCACAAGGCTGAATTTTCCCTTCTCACGTTCTATCCGAAAATTCAAGAAGTGATTGAAGGAGAGGTAGTTGAAATAGCCGATTTCGGAGCATTTATCCGAGTTGGGCCGATCGACGCATTGCTTCATGTGTCTCAACTTATGGATGATTATATCTCATACGATGAAAAACAAGGAGTACTCATGGGCAAAGAAACGAGGAGAAAACTTGTGACCGGAGACCACGTACGAGTTCGCGTAACAGCGGTCTCGCTTGGGCATGGTAGAAGCTCTGGAAAAATCGGTGTAACCGCGAGGCAGCCTTTCTTGGGGAAGATTGGGTGGATTAAGAAAGACCTAGAAAAAATGAAGAGTGCCAAGGCTGAAAAACCAAAAGAACCTGAAAAGAGCAAGGAGTCCAAAACGTGA
- a CDS encoding Lrp/AsnC family transcriptional regulator translates to MLMKKIMKKVLVELLKNSKKSDRKLADLVGVSQPTVTRTRSRLVKEGVIKEFTVIPDLPKMGFEILAINCFRSRVTKELADKARKVAMANPNIIFSARCQGEGKNGMIISLHKNYTDYSKFITNIISEGGDDIQEHETFLISLNDFIAKPFSLKYIAELIEKQ, encoded by the coding sequence ATGCTGATGAAAAAGATAATGAAAAAGGTTCTTGTGGAATTGCTAAAGAATTCCAAGAAGAGTGATAGGAAACTAGCAGACCTTGTTGGAGTGTCACAGCCAACTGTAACCAGAACAAGAAGTAGGCTTGTAAAGGAAGGAGTGATAAAAGAGTTCACCGTAATACCTGACTTACCAAAAATGGGATTTGAAATCCTGGCAATCAACTGCTTCAGATCACGAGTAACGAAGGAACTAGCTGATAAAGCAAGAAAAGTGGCAATGGCAAACCCAAATATCATATTTTCAGCTAGATGTCAAGGCGAAGGAAAGAATGGAATGATTATTTCATTACACAAAAACTACACAGACTATTCCAAGTTCATCACAAACATAATCTCAGAAGGTGGAGATGACATACAAGAACATGAAACATTTCTCATCAGTCTAAACGACTTTATTGCAAAACCCTTCTCCTTAAAATACATAGCAGAGCTAATCGAGAAACAATAG
- a CDS encoding phospholipase: MVSLMNREWIPFVVLFLTAGVVVGYASSYEEISRLQSEISTMTTEFSDLNVVYEQLEDDYSSLNSTHNELKANCTLLQSEVLTLTTNYDNLNATYSTLLGNYRQLEDAYELLNGSYTSLNSSYSELQMHYEEATERIAELEQMVDVLLDREYYQSVKDDMENASETILVAMYSMIYDPGDLDDWANDLIRELVNAKDRGVNVTVIIENRTYFGYMNDNLEAYQYLSENNVTVQLDNEDDTDHMKLVIIDDNIVYVGSHNWSESGLYYNHETSVKIVSEDIAEIFTAYFETI; this comes from the coding sequence ATGGTGTCTCTGATGAATAGAGAATGGATTCCTTTCGTTGTTTTATTCTTGACTGCTGGAGTTGTGGTAGGTTATGCTTCCTCTTATGAAGAAATTTCAAGACTTCAATCAGAAATCTCAACAATGACAACCGAGTTTAGCGATCTCAATGTCGTATACGAACAGTTGGAAGATGATTACAGCAGTCTGAACTCAACACACAATGAGCTGAAAGCAAACTGTACTCTACTGCAATCAGAGGTCTTGACGTTGACAACTAATTATGATAATCTTAATGCAACATACAGCACGTTGCTTGGTAACTATAGGCAACTTGAAGATGCATATGAACTCCTTAATGGTAGCTATACTTCTTTGAACTCTAGCTATAGTGAACTCCAAATGCATTACGAAGAGGCTACGGAAAGAATCGCTGAATTGGAGCAAATGGTGGATGTTCTCTTGGATAGGGAATATTATCAGTCCGTGAAAGATGATATGGAAAATGCTAGTGAGACAATCTTAGTTGCCATGTATTCTATGATATATGATCCAGGCGACTTAGACGATTGGGCTAATGATCTGATTAGAGAACTTGTTAATGCCAAAGATAGAGGGGTTAATGTAACTGTAATCATTGAGAATAGAACCTATTTCGGCTATATGAATGACAATCTGGAGGCATACCAGTATCTATCAGAAAATAATGTCACAGTACAGCTAGATAATGAGGATGACACTGATCATATGAAACTCGTAATAATAGATGACAACATTGTTTACGTTGGGTCGCATAATTGGAGTGAATCTGGGCTTTACTACAACCATGAAACTTCGGTTAAGATAGTTAGTGAGGATATCGCTGAGATATTCACAGCATACTTCGAGACTATTTAG